Genomic segment of Pseudomonas iranensis:
GTGTTCAGATCGGGGAACACAAACACCGTGGCGCGCCCGGCGACCTGACTGTTCGGCGCCAGTTGCCGGGCGACGTCGGCGTTGGCGGCGGCGTCGTATTGCAACGGGCCGTCGATCAACAGCGAGTTTTGTTGCTCATGGGCGAGCAGAGTTGCCTCGCGGACTTTCTCGACTTCTTCACCGCGCGCCGATTCGCCGCTGGAATAGCTGATCATCGCCACCCGTGGGGTGATGCCGAATGCGGCCGCCGAGTCAGCGCTTTGCAGGGCGATTTCGGCCAATTCCGTGGCGCTCGGGTGCGGGTTCATCACGCAGTCGCCGTAGACCAGCACTTCTTCCGGGAACAGCATGAAGAATACCGACGACACCAGCGTGCAGCCCGGTGCGGTTTTAATCAGTTGCAGGGCGGGGCGGATGGTGTTGGCGGTGGTGTTGATCACCCCCGAAACCAGGCCGTCGACCTCGTCCAGCGCAAGCATCATGGTGCCGATCACCACGGTGTCTTCCAGTTGTTGCTCGGCCATCGGTGCGTTGAGGCTTTTGCTCTTGCGCAGGGCGACCATCGGCTCGACGTAACGCTCGCGGATGTGGTCCGGGTCAAGGATTTCCAGACCCGGCGGCAGCACGATGCCTTGGGCGCGGGCGACCGCTTCGACGTCTTCGGGTTTGGCCAGCAATACGCAGCGGGCGATCCCGCGTTCCTGACAGATCGCCGCTGCTTGCACGGTGAACGGCTCGCTGCCTTCGGGCAACACGATGCGCTTGTTCGCCGCTTGCGCGCGCTGGATCAATTGGTAGCGGAACACCGCTGGCGACAGGCGCATCTCCCGAGGCGTGCCGCAGCGCTGGTGCAGCCAGTTGGCGTCGAGGTGGCTGGCGACGAAATCGGTGATGATCTCCGCGCGCTCGCGGTCATCGATCGGGATTTCCTTGTTCAGGCCATTGAGCAGATTGGCGGTGTCGTACGAGCCGGTGCTCACCGACAACACCGGCAAACCGGCCTGCAACGCGCCCCGGCACAGGTCCATGATGCGCGGGTCGGGCAGGGTGTCGCTGGTCAGCAGCAGGCCGGCCAGCGGCAC
This window contains:
- the pta gene encoding phosphate acetyltransferase, with the protein product MQTFFIAPTDFGVGLTSISLGLVRTLERAGLKVGFFKPIAQPHPGDTGPERSTELVARTHGLKPPQPLGLAHVERMLGDGQLDELLEEIIALYQQAAVGKDVLVVEGMVPTRSASYAARVNLHLAKSLDAEVILVSAPENEVLAELSGRVELQAQLFGGPKDPKVLGVILNKVKTDESMDAFATRLKEHSPLLRSGDFRLLGCIPFQPELNAPRTRDVADLMGAQVLNAGDYETRRMSKIIICARTMRNTVELLKPGVLVVTPGDRDDIILAVSLAAINGVPLAGLLLTSDTLPDPRIMDLCRGALQAGLPVLSVSTGSYDTANLLNGLNKEIPIDDRERAEIITDFVASHLDANWLHQRCGTPREMRLSPAVFRYQLIQRAQAANKRIVLPEGSEPFTVQAAAICQERGIARCVLLAKPEDVEAVARAQGIVLPPGLEILDPDHIRERYVEPMVALRKSKSLNAPMAEQQLEDTVVIGTMMLALDEVDGLVSGVINTTANTIRPALQLIKTAPGCTLVSSVFFMLFPEEVLVYGDCVMNPHPSATELAEIALQSADSAAAFGITPRVAMISYSSGESARGEEVEKVREATLLAHEQQNSLLIDGPLQYDAAANADVARQLAPNSQVAGRATVFVFPDLNTGNTTHKAVQRSADCVSLGPMLQGLRKPVNDLPRGAQVDDIVYTIALTAIQAANRPMDV